The Urbifossiella limnaea nucleotide sequence GTCGAACGCCGCGTTACCCCTTCAGCATCTCGTCGTGCTTCATGCCGCTCGGCGGCAGGTCGGCGCGGCGGCAGTTGCCCAGCGCCGCCTTCGCCCCCGCGAACTGGTCGGCGTCGTTGTCCTCCCACTCGATCGACACCGCCCCGTCGAACCCGACCCGGTTCAGCTCGATGAAGATGTCCTCCAGGCTGTTCGCGTCGCGGGCCGTGCCGGCGGTCACGAAGTTCCAGCCGTTGGTCCAGTGGCCCATCGGCCGGTGCCCGCCGAGCCGGCCGGCGCGGCAGTGTTCGCGCGCCACCCACACGCCCTTGACGTGGGCGCAGTGGATGAACTCCTTGAACTCGCGAATGAAGTCGATGACCGACACGTTCTGCCACTCCATGTGCGAGCCGTCGAGGTTGAACCCGACGACGCCCTCGTAGCCGGCCTTGCACATGTGCGAGATGTAATCCGACGCGCTCTCGATGTCGCCCATCGCCCGCTCGCTCGGGTGGCACTCCAGGTCGAAGGTGATGCCGTACTGCTTGCAGAGGTCCCACACCGGCGCGAACCGCTCGACCAGCAGTTCGAGGCTCAGCTGCCGCACGTCCGGCAGGTCGTAGCCCTCGATGTTCCCGGGCAGCGGCGGGAACAGGAACCAGTGACTCCAGCAGTTCGCCGGACTGCCGACGAAGCCGGGCAGCGCCACCTTGCGGTCCTGCAGCTTGCTCAGGTGGCCGGCGTACCGGACGCACGCCTGAAGGTCCTTCAGCGCCTCGGCGTGGACGAGCTTGCCGACGCTCTCGGGCACGAAGTACGGGTCGGTCCGCGGTGGTTTGTTCCCGGCGGCGCGCCACGCCTTGTACGCGGCCTTCGCCTCACCCTTGCCGCTGCAGAAGTTCAGCGTCTTGCAGCTCGGTTCGTCGCCGAGTACCTGCCCCTGGAGGTGCGTGGCCACGGTGAAGATTTCGAGCCCGTGCTGCCTGGCGATGGCGACCCGTTCCTTGGCGTAGGCGGCGGCCCCGGCGTCGGTGTCGCAGCGGCGCAGGTCGAGCTCCCAGCTGGCCTCTTCCCAACCGTCGAACCCGGCGTCCTGGAGGAACTTGATCCACGGGCCTTCCGG carries:
- a CDS encoding sugar phosphate isomerase/epimerase family protein, encoding MGFRQTAQHKNGKGSFHQIGLVRGQFGNVPEGPWIKFLQDAGFDGWEEASWELDLRRCDTDAGAAAYAKERVAIARQHGLEIFTVATHLQGQVLGDEPSCKTLNFCSGKGEAKAAYKAWRAAGNKPPRTDPYFVPESVGKLVHAEALKDLQACVRYAGHLSKLQDRKVALPGFVGSPANCWSHWFLFPPLPGNIEGYDLPDVRQLSLELLVERFAPVWDLCKQYGITFDLECHPSERAMGDIESASDYISHMCKAGYEGVVGFNLDGSHMEWQNVSVIDFIREFKEFIHCAHVKGVWVAREHCRAGRLGGHRPMGHWTNGWNFVTAGTARDANSLEDIFIELNRVGFDGAVSIEWEDNDADQFAGAKAALGNCRRADLPPSGMKHDEMLKG